The Novipirellula aureliae sequence TCATATCGTAAAGAGGGACAGCCATCGCACATAGTGGTGCCAGCATCGCATGAGGCCGTGGTTGATCGTTGCCCGCAAAGGTCGCCATTAACATCGCGACGGCAACGAGAAATCCGACCAAGTAGCTACCGCCGTCACCCATGAAAATCTTCGCTGGCGGACGGTTGTGCCATAAAAAACCCAATAGGGCACCACAGACCACTAATAGAAGCGCCGCCACAAGCACTTGCGGGCAATTTGTTTCCGGATCAGGCGTGGTCAACATCACAATTGCCATCGATGCCGCAATGATCGCCGCGACGCCACCACTAAGTCCATCCATGTTGTCGAGCATGTTGAATGAATTAATCAATCCAACGATCCAAATCACAGATAACAGATTGGTTAACCATGCGATCTCGATAAAGGCGGTCAGCCCAAATCCCAAACCGTAGACGACGTAGGCGGCCACCGCAAACTCGACCAACAATCGAAAGAACGGATTCACACCGCCTCGGCGATCATCGGTAACCCCAAGAATGACGAGCACCGAACCGGCGGCAAGCAGCGACCACAGTTGCCCCATTCGCGATGATGCCCCCTCAAGATAAGGCAGTAGCGGCGCCGGCACCCTCGATCGAAGACTCGGATCATGCTGAGCTAGATAGATGGCAAGAGTTGCGGCAGCAAACGTAATCAAAATGCCAAGCCAAATGCCGATGCCACCACCAAGCGGCGTGGCGTTCACATGAGTGCTATGACCGCCCGGATGTGCAACAAGACCGAGTTGGTAAGCAAACCGCCGAACGGGATAGATCGAGACAAGGGTGATCAACAACGGCGGCACGACCGTCGCGACTATTAACCAAATCATCCACGACGATGGACTTGTCAACATTACGCCTCTAGGAGAACAAGATCCATGGTGGGTTATACCGCCTTACTTCAGCTATCACTACGTTTACGTGGCTGTGGCTTCAAGCCGCAGTCTGTTTCGATCTGTGGCTTGAAGCCCCAGTCACATCACTACGTTTACGTGGCTGTGGCTTCAAGCCGCAGTCTGTTTTGATCTGTGGCTTGAAGCCCCAGTCACATCATTGCGTTTACGTGGCTGTGGCTTCAAGCCGCAGTCTGTTTTGATCTGTGGCTTGAAGCCCCAGTCACATCATTGCGTTTACGTGGCTGTGGCTTCAAGCCGCAGTCTGTTTTGATCTGTGGCTTGAAGCCCCAGTCACATCATTGCGTTTACGTGGCTGTGGCTTCAAGCCGCAGTCTGTTTTGATCTGTGGCTTGAAGCCCCAGTCACATCATTGCGTTTACGTGGCTGTGGCTTCAAGCCGCAGTCTGTTTTGATCTGTGGCTTGAAGCCCCAGTCACATCACTACGTTTACGTGGCTGTGGCTTCAAGCCGCAGCCTGTTTCGATCTGTGGCTTGAAGCCCCAGTCACATCATTGCGTTTACGTGGCTGTGGCTTCAAGCCGCAGCCTGTTTTGATCTGTGGCTTGAAGCCCCAGTCACATCATTGCGTTTACGTGGCTGTGGCTTCAAGCCGCAGCCTGTTTTGATCTGTGGCTTGAAGCCCCAGTCACATCACTACGTTTACGTGGCTGTGGCTTCAAGCCGCAGCCTGTTTTGATCTGTGGCTTGAAGCCCCAGTCACATCATTGCGTTTACGTGGCTGTGGCTTCAAGCCGCAGTCTGTTTCGATCTGTGGCTTGAAGCCCCAGTCACATCATTGCGTTTACGTGGCTGTGGCTTCAAGCCGCAGCCTGTTTCGATCTGTGGCTTGAAGCCCCAGTCACATCATTGTTTAAGAATGCTGGGCGATCGCATCGATCACCGCTTGCCCCATGTCAGCTGGAGTCGGTGCGACGACAATACCAGCATCTTCGAGGGCGGCAACCTTCTCCGTAGCCGTTCCCTTGCCTCCACTAATGATTGCACCGGCGTGCCCCATCCGTTTTCCGGGTGGGGCGGTTCGACCGGCTATGAACGAAGCGACTGGCTTGGTGATGTGCTCTTTGACAAACGCGGCAGCTTCCTCTTCAGCCGATCCGCCAATCTCCCCAATCATCAAAATCGCTTCGGTTTGATCGTCAGCTTCGAACCGTTTCAACAGATCGATAAAGTTCGTGCCGACGATTGGATCGCCGCCGAGGCCAACACAAGTACTCTGCCCAAGGTTCAGGCTACTGGTTTGCCAAACCGCTTCGTAGGTCAACGTTCCACTTCGGCTCATCACGCCGACCTTGCCGACTTTGTGAATGTATCCAGGCATGATGCCAATCTTACAACCGCCGGGCGTGATCAAACCGGGACAGTTAGGCCCAATCAAAACCGAATTGCTCTCACGAACTTTCTCGTAGACGTGAACCATGTCAATGACGGGAACGAATTCGGTGATGGCAGCAATCACCTCGATTCCGGAATCGACCGCTTCGAGAATTGCATCCGCCGTGAATGCGGGTGGGACGAAGATCATCGACGCATTGGCTCCGGTCTCCTTCACCGCTTCTTCAACGGTGTCAAACACTGGAATGCCATCGACCTTTTGACCACCCTTGCCCGGCGTCACGCCGCCAACCAACTGAGTGCCGTATTCGCGGCACCCCAGACTGTGAAAAGTTCCTGCTTTACCGGTAATGCCTTGGCAAATGACTTTCGTATTGCCGTCAACCAGAATACTCATAACTGAATGACTATCGTTTAATTTGGAGTTGGATAATGAATAATGTAAGAAAGCTGACGTTGTATCGTAGCGGTTATTTGACAGCTGCAACAATCTTCTTCGCAGCATCGTTGATGTCGGTCGCGCTGATGATGTTGACATCGCTTTCGGCCAACATTTTTCGACCCTCTTCGACTTCGGTGCCTTCTAGCCGGACAACCAACGGCACCGTAAATCCGACGGTCTTGCTCGCTTCGATCAAGGCCGCCGCGATCGTGGTGCAGCGTGCGATTCCACCAAAGATGTTGACCAAAACACCCTTGCAATTGGGGTCCGACAACAAGATGCGGAACGCTTCGGTCACTTGCTGAGCATTCGCTCCACCACCGACGTCCAGAAAGTTTGCCGGTTGGCCACCGTGATATTTAATAATGTCCATTGTCGACATCGCCAAACCCGCTCCGTTGACGAGACATCCGATGTTGCCTTCCAGTTTCACGTAGCTCAAGCCCGCATCACTGGCTCGCACTTCACTCGGTTCTTCTTCGGACCAATCGCGAAGTTCTAACAATTCCTTGTGTCGGAATAAAGCGTTATCGTCAAACGTGATTTTTGCATCGAGCGCGACCATCTTCCCGTCGCCCGTGATCACAAGGGGATTGATCTCAGCCATGGAGCAATCGTAATCGACGAAGAAACGACAGATCGACGTGAAGAATTTGTTCGCCGATTTCGCGGCATCGCCCGATATCCCCAGTCGCTTGCATAGCTTGCGAACTTGATAACCATAGAAACCATAAGCAGGATCAAAGTACTCTTTGAAGATTAATTCGGGCGTCTTTTCAGCGACGGACTCAATCTCAACGCCCCCCTCGGTGCTGGCCATCAAGACCGGCAAGCAAGTCGCACGATCAATTACGATGCCGAGATACAATTCGCGTGCAATGTCACAACCCGCTTCGATGAAGACTCGTTTGACAGTGCTACCCTGCGGCCCCGTTTGAATGGTTACTAGTTTTTTATTGAGAAGTGCCGCAGCAGCCGCTCGTGCCTCGTCAGCCGATTTGACGAGCACAACCCCTCGTTGGGAAGGATTGTCGATGACCGTCCCTTTGCCGCGACCGCCCGCGTGAATCTGAGCTTTTACAACCGCAATGGAACCGCCCAGTTTGTTGTACGCCGCCGCCGCTTCGTCAGCGGTCCGAGCGACAAACCCGTCTAAAACTGGAACCCCAGCTTGGCGAAATAATTGTTTCCCTTGAAATTCGTGAATTTTCATCGACGACTAACCAGCTCGTGAATACAGGTAATTGGTTCGGGTATAGAAGGTCTCTTTCGGACCACTGGCCCAATATACGCTGCTGACAAGCGTACCGGAACCATAGGTGTGTTGGCTTTCGTTCACCCGGATGATTCATGCCAACGCGTAGGCTCAAACGAGTCATCCATCTTGGCAAATCCCAAGATCTCGATTTTCGTGCCTTTTCCACAACGCACGCAAAAGCGGGCTCGACGTTCGTCACCGACGTTTCGCCAGGATACCGAAATCGGGCGATTCGATTGGCATACTTAGGTTCAAACGACACCCTTTTTGATCACTTGCTTCGCTTCGACTTGAACGGAATTTTCACGGTGAGCCGATTCACCCATGATGACGCCAGCCATCTCGCCTAGTGATTCCGTGTCGACTCGACAACCCAGCAGACCACCGAAAACGACCAAGGTAGCCAGACGAGTACTGGCGAAATGACGACCGCACGACGATCGGGTTTGGTGTCGAGAGAGCGGTGAGGACATCAAAGGTCTGCGAGACGAGAAATGGATGGAAGGTCATGCAAAACAATAGGTCACTCCCAATCCGTCGGCGGTGGCAACGCAGGATTCCGGGCCGACATAGGGATCGATTGTGCACCTTGTGGCGATTTAATGGGTTTTGCAACGATTCGTGGTCGGTCAAGGATTTGGTTTCATCTTCAATTAATCAAACCGTCATGCAATTTACTACGTAGTTTCCTTGCGTAAAGCTGACATCAAAGCTAAGGTTTTTCGTCGCGAGAGCTATTCGTCGCGTTCGCCTCTCTCTCTCTATTTCAACGGTTTGCTGGTCAAATGGCCTTAATCATACTTCGCTGCGTCTTCTTGCTATTTGCTGGAGGCGTTTCCACGTTCATCATCTCTAGCCTTCCCGACAATTCGCCTGTGTCGATGCCGTATTTGGTGTTCGCTGGCATCATGGCATTAGCCGGTGCGGTGTTGATTGCCGACATCGCTGTTCCCCGCAAGCGGATCGATACCGTCACGGCAGTCTATTTTGGCGTACTCGTCGGGGTACTTCTCACCTATATCTTGTGGATTGCCGCAGCTCCTTTGATTGACCAATCGTTCAATGGGCGTGGCGTCCAGTTGGTGATCGGGATGTTGATGTGTTACACCTGCACGAGCCTGTTGCTTCAAACCAAAGACGATTTCCGCTTCCTCATTCCGTACGTGGAATTTGTGCGTGAAGTAAAAGGTTTCAAACCGTTGGTTTTGGATACGAGTGTCGTGATCGACGGACGTATCGCCGACCTCGTCGGCACGGGCGTCTTTGACAACCAACTCATCATGCCTCGCTTTGCATTGTCCGAATTGCAGGCGATTGCGGACAGCAGCGACAAACTGCGACGCACCCGCGGACGTCGCGGCCTTGATGTTCTCAATCGAATGCGTGCCGATCAAGCGGTTGACTTGGTGATCTTTGATCGCGAATTGCCTGAGCTTGCTGGGCAAACGGTTGACTTAAAACTTGTCTTGCTCGCCAAACATCTCGATGGAAAAGTGGTCACCGGTGACTTCAACTTGAATAAGGTCGCGAAACTGCATAACGTGCCGGTTATCAACCTCAACGAAATCAGCAATTCACTTCGACCGGTTTATCTGCCCGACGAAGTGTTCCACATCAAGGTCATCAAAGCAGGGGAAGGGCCTGAGCAAGGAATCGGATATCTCGATGACGGCACAATGGTCGTGATCGAAGGAGCGAGACACCGTATCGGCCAAGATTTGGACGTGCGTGTGACGAGTACCTTGCAAACCAACGCGGGCAAAATGATTTTTGCCAAGTACGACAATCGGTAGATAAGCATGATGGCAGATTTTGCCAATGATTGGTATCGAGCAGCATTGCTGCTCTCCATTCCGATTGTGTGGTGTTTGGTTTGTCTGATCTTGAGCTGGGCCAGCGGATGGTGGGTGCTGGCCGATCACTACCTGGCCTCTCAAGCAGAGGTCGATCTGTCTGCGTCGCGAACGGATCGGCGCAAGGCGTACATGCGAACCGGGATGATTGGCCCGATCAACTATCACAGCACTCTGAACTTTGTCGCCGTTCCCGAAGGTTTGAGAATCTCGGTATTCTTCCCCTTTCGGCTAGGCCATCCGCCGCTGTTTATTCCTTGGGATGCCTTTACCAATCGGCGAGAAGACAACAAGCTGTTTTCGCACCGGATCAAGATGTCGATCGGCCAACCCGCGATCACTCGAGTCGTCTTTCCCGGTTGGGTGAAGTACGAAATGCCGCCAGGGTGACAAGATGAGGATTTAGTTTGACTTCACCCTCCCCAAACACCGTTTGGGGAGGGTCGAACGAGCGAAGCGATGTTCGGGGAGGGGCCCCACACTGTTTCGAACGTATTGCTCCACATCGAAGGCTCTCCCCGAAGAGCTCGCTGGAGGCTCGCTTTCCGACCCTGCCAGCTTCGCCGGGAGGGGCAAGGCTAAGGCATTTGGCTTAACGTGGTGCGTACCGCTACCGGCCCGACTGGTCTTCCATCTCTTGGATGTAGCGTCTTAGCCGCTCGTTTTCGTCGGTCATGTCTTTCCATTTGAGCATGTTTTCAACACGCTTAAGGAGTTCGACCTTGTTGACCGGTTTGCTCATGAAGTCATCGGTTCCTGCGGCAACCGCTCGGTCGACATCCCCAAGTTCGTTTAACGCGGTGACCATCAAAATCATCACCCGTCGGCCATTCGAGTCTTCCTTGATCTTTTTACAAACTTCGAAACCGCTTAACTTCGGCATCATCACGTCAAGCAAAATCAAATCCGGCTTAAACGTCTCCGCCTTATCGAGTGTGTCTTGACCATCCACCGACGTCTCTATTTCGCAGTCGACATTGGCAAGATAAGCTTCAAGTAATTCTCGATTGGCGACATTGTCATCAGCAATCAGGATGCGGTTCATATTAGTAGGCTTCGAAGGGAAAAAAGAAGGACCGGCTTAGACCAATTCTCGTTCGGCAGGGACGGGGAAACTCTTGCACATCTCGCGAATCTCATTGTGAATCGATTCATGCAGCGACTTGTCATCTGGTTTCGATAGTCCCTCGTAAATCCAATTCCCAACTCGCTTCATTTCATCGACTCCCATCCCTCGCGTTGTCAAGGCAGGTGTACCGATACGAATACCCGATGGATCCATTGGCTTGCGAGTGTCGAACGGAATCATGTTCATATTGACCGTGATACCGCACTGGCCGAGAACCGCTTCCGCCCTCTTACCGCCAAGGTCGACCGCCGTCACATCGACAAGCATCAAGTGATTGTCGGTTCCGCCACTAACGAGCGGCAGCCCGGCTGTCATCAACGTGTCGGCCAAACATTTTGCATTTTCGACGACTGCTTTCCCATAAGCCTTGAAGTCATCGGTCATCGCCTCGGCAAAACAAACCGCTTTCCCAGCAATCACATGCATCAGAGGACCGCCCTGATTGCCTGGGAATACATTGCGATTGACCAACTTCAAATGCTCGTTCTTGCAAAGTATCAACCCACTTCGGGGGCCACGCAGCGTTTTATGAGTCGTGGTGGTGACATAATCGGCATACGGCACCGGGCTGTTGTGCTGACCCGCTGCAACCAGTCCGGCATAATGAGCCATATCGACGAGCAATTTGGCACCGACCTCTTCCGCGATTTCAGCAAACCGCGCGTGTGGAATTTCACGCGGATAAGCACTCGCACCAGCAACGATTAATTTCGGTTTCTGCTCTCGTGCCAATTTCGCAATCTGGTCGAAATCAAGTCGATGTGTCTTGGGGTCGACCCCATAATGATGAAAGTCGTAGAGCCGGCCACTCATGTTTAGCTTCATGCCGTGGGTCAAGTGGCCACCTTGGGCCAGATCCAACCCGAGCACGGTATCGCCGACTTCGAGGCACGCCATGTAAACCGCCGCATTGGCCTGGGAACCACTATGCGGCTGCACGTTTGCCGCTTCGGCTCCAAACAACGCCTTGGCACGCTCGATTGCCAAAGTCTCGACCACATCAACATGCTCGCATCCGCCATAATAGCGGCGTCCTGGATAACCTTCCGCATATTTATTGGTCAGCACGCTTCCGGTAGCTTGCATGATCGCTGGAGACGTGTAGTTCTCGCTGGCGATCATTTCGAGTCCGTCCTGCTGACGCGTGG is a genomic window containing:
- a CDS encoding serine hydroxymethyltransferase — its product is MSFLQTQDPEIWDAIEAEATRQQDGLEMIASENYTSPAIMQATGSVLTNKYAEGYPGRRYYGGCEHVDVVETLAIERAKALFGAEAANVQPHSGSQANAAVYMACLEVGDTVLGLDLAQGGHLTHGMKLNMSGRLYDFHHYGVDPKTHRLDFDQIAKLAREQKPKLIVAGASAYPREIPHARFAEIAEEVGAKLLVDMAHYAGLVAAGQHNSPVPYADYVTTTTHKTLRGPRSGLILCKNEHLKLVNRNVFPGNQGGPLMHVIAGKAVCFAEAMTDDFKAYGKAVVENAKCLADTLMTAGLPLVSGGTDNHLMLVDVTAVDLGGKRAEAVLGQCGITVNMNMIPFDTRKPMDPSGIRIGTPALTTRGMGVDEMKRVGNWIYEGLSKPDDKSLHESIHNEIREMCKSFPVPAERELV
- a CDS encoding response regulator, encoding MNRILIADDNVANRELLEAYLANVDCEIETSVDGQDTLDKAETFKPDLILLDVMMPKLSGFEVCKKIKEDSNGRRVMILMVTALNELGDVDRAVAAGTDDFMSKPVNKVELLKRVENMLKWKDMTDENERLRRYIQEMEDQSGR
- the sucC gene encoding ADP-forming succinate--CoA ligase subunit beta; amino-acid sequence: MKIHEFQGKQLFRQAGVPVLDGFVARTADEAAAAYNKLGGSIAVVKAQIHAGGRGKGTVIDNPSQRGVVLVKSADEARAAAAALLNKKLVTIQTGPQGSTVKRVFIEAGCDIARELYLGIVIDRATCLPVLMASTEGGVEIESVAEKTPELIFKEYFDPAYGFYGYQVRKLCKRLGISGDAAKSANKFFTSICRFFVDYDCSMAEINPLVITGDGKMVALDAKITFDDNALFRHKELLELRDWSEEEPSEVRASDAGLSYVKLEGNIGCLVNGAGLAMSTMDIIKYHGGQPANFLDVGGGANAQQVTEAFRILLSDPNCKGVLVNIFGGIARCTTIAAALIEASKTVGFTVPLVVRLEGTEVEEGRKMLAESDVNIISATDINDAAKKIVAAVK
- the sucD gene encoding succinate--CoA ligase subunit alpha, which codes for MSILVDGNTKVICQGITGKAGTFHSLGCREYGTQLVGGVTPGKGGQKVDGIPVFDTVEEAVKETGANASMIFVPPAFTADAILEAVDSGIEVIAAITEFVPVIDMVHVYEKVRESNSVLIGPNCPGLITPGGCKIGIMPGYIHKVGKVGVMSRSGTLTYEAVWQTSSLNLGQSTCVGLGGDPIVGTNFIDLLKRFEADDQTEAILMIGEIGGSAEEEAAAFVKEHITKPVASFIAGRTAPPGKRMGHAGAIISGGKGTATEKVAALEDAGIVVAPTPADMGQAVIDAIAQHS
- a CDS encoding PIN/TRAM domain-containing protein, which translates into the protein MALIILRCVFLLFAGGVSTFIISSLPDNSPVSMPYLVFAGIMALAGAVLIADIAVPRKRIDTVTAVYFGVLVGVLLTYILWIAAAPLIDQSFNGRGVQLVIGMLMCYTCTSLLLQTKDDFRFLIPYVEFVREVKGFKPLVLDTSVVIDGRIADLVGTGVFDNQLIMPRFALSELQAIADSSDKLRRTRGRRGLDVLNRMRADQAVDLVIFDRELPELAGQTVDLKLVLLAKHLDGKVVTGDFNLNKVAKLHNVPVINLNEISNSLRPVYLPDEVFHIKVIKAGEGPEQGIGYLDDGTMVVIEGARHRIGQDLDVRVTSTLQTNAGKMIFAKYDNR
- a CDS encoding MraY family glycosyltransferase, giving the protein MIWLIVATVVPPLLITLVSIYPVRRFAYQLGLVAHPGGHSTHVNATPLGGGIGIWLGILITFAAATLAIYLAQHDPSLRSRVPAPLLPYLEGASSRMGQLWSLLAAGSVLVILGVTDDRRGGVNPFFRLLVEFAVAAYVVYGLGFGLTAFIEIAWLTNLLSVIWIVGLINSFNMLDNMDGLSGGVAAIIAASMAIVMLTTPDPETNCPQVLVAALLLVVCGALLGFLWHNRPPAKIFMGDGGSYLVGFLVAVAMLMATFAGNDQPRPHAMLAPLCAMAVPLYDMITVLWIRIRQGRSPFIGDRSHFSHRLVELGLSRTQAVLTIYLVTGTCGLASILLTHVGVWQAMMVIGIVGCMLLLVIILESTQWQHNDE